In a genomic window of Rhododendron vialii isolate Sample 1 chromosome 12a, ASM3025357v1:
- the LOC131311935 gene encoding diacylglycerol kinase 1 isoform X2 → MDEDRAPAFVFPSWIGQNQSEMAESRLFIISCFIAGLIGILTIAYTAFQWRRNINLSWMKAIARSKKNPKARNKVPVSPHTWVLESISRGKSLNCCVCLKSVSPSQALGPMVASDTFIYCCSICGAAAHLDCSPTAHKDCKCVSMVGYETMVHQWAVRWTEVTDQPDETSFCSYCEEPCSGSFLGGSPIWCCLWCQRLVHVDCHNSMSTETGDVCDLGPFRRLILSPLLVKELNHSSSGGFLSSITHGANEIASSMRATIRSQSKKHKQGNDTSADTSDGSAIGDPSTDSTAETPQKMNGSHRMDESINGNLNVGAADQHQDGDAVKKMDSQPSFKRSSSNQNDESHNSGLKQRYEIIDLAPDARPLLVFINKKSGAQRGDSLRQRLNMLLNPVQVFELSSAQGPETGLYLFRRVPHFRVLVCGGDGTVGWVLTAIDKQNFVSPPPVAILPAGTGNDLARVLSWGGGLGSVERQGGLCTVLRHIEHAAVTILDRWKIAILNQEGKQLQPPKFMNNYLGVGCDAKVALEIHNLREENPDKFYNQFMNKVLYAREGAKTIMDRTFEDFPWQIRVEVDGVEIEVPEDAEGVLVANIGSYMGGVDLWHNEDETYDNFDPQSMHDKILEVVSISGTWHLGKLQVGLSRARRLAQGQLIKIHLYAALPVQIDGEPWLQQPCTLAISHHGQDPSYFGGKILGCVCIIY, encoded by the exons ATGGATGAGGACCGAGCACCTGCTTTCGTGTTTCCAAGTTGGATCGGACAGAATCAATCTGAGATGGCGGAATCTCGTCTCTTCATCATTTCTTGCTTTATTGCTGGCCTAATCGGGATCCTGACTATAGCCTACACTGCCTTCCAATGGAGAAGAAACATAAACTTGAGTTGGATGAAAGCTATAGCTAGGTCAAAGAAAAACCCAAAGGCAAGGAATAAGGTTCCCGTTTCTCCTCATACATGGGTGTTGGAATCTATATCTCGAGGAAAAAGTTTGAACTGCTGTGTGTGCTTAAAATCAGTCTCTCCTTCTCAAGCTCTTGGTCCAATGGTGGCCTCTGATACTTTTATATACTGCTGTAGCATATGTGGTGCGGCTGCTCACTTAGACTGTTCCCCAACTGCTCACAAGGATTGCAAGTGTGTGTCTATGGTTGGATATGAAACTATGGTACACCAATGGGCAGTCCGGTGGACTGAGGTCACAGATCAACCAGATGAAACTTCCTTCTGTAGCTATTGTGAAGAACCATGCAGTGGGTCTTTCCTTGGGGGATCCCCTATTTGGTGTTGCTTGTGGTGTCAACGGCTGGTTCACGTTGACTGTCACAATAGCATGTCCACTGAAACGGGTGATGTTTGTGATTTGGGCCCGTTTAGAAGGCTGATTTTATCTCCCCTATTAGTTAAGGAGCTGAACCACTCTTCTTCGGGTGGATTTTTGAGTTCCATCACCCATGGAGCTAATGAGATTGCGTCTTCTATGCGTGCTACTATTAGGAGTCAAAGCAAGAAGCACAAGCAGGGAAATGACACCTCTGCAGACACCAGTGATGGCAGTGCTATTGGGGACCCATCCACAGATAGTACTGCTGAAACTCCTCAAAAAATGAACGGATCTCATAGGATGGATGAAAGTATTAATGGAAACCTGAATGTTGGTGCGGCAGATCAGCACCAAGATGGTGATGCcgttaaaaaaatggattctCAGCCTAGTTTTAAGAGAAGTTCATCAAATCAAAATGACGAGTCTCATAATTCAGGGTTGAAACAGAGATATGAGATAATTGATTTGGCGCCGGATGCAAGACCCTTGTTAGTTTTCATTAACAAGAAGAGTGGGGCTCAGCGAGGAGATTCACTCAGGCAGCGGTTGAACATGCTCTTGAATCCTGTTCAG GTTTTCGAGTTGAGTTCAGCACAAGGACCGGAGACGGGTCTCTACTTATTTAGGCGGGTGCCCCACTTCAGAGTTCTTGTATGTGGAGGAGATGGTACCGTTGGCTGGGTGTTGACTGCTATAGacaaacaaaattttgtttcaCCTCCCCCTGTTGCGATCCTTCCTGCAGGAACAGGGAATGACTTGGCCCGGGTTTTGTCTTGGGGAGGTGGTTTGGGTTCAGTGGAGAGACAAGGGGGCCTTTGCACTGTCTTGCGCCACATAGAACATGCTGCGGTAACCATCCTTGATCGATGGAAGATCGCAATTCTTAACCAGGAGGGAAAGCAACTTCAACCACCAAAATTTATGAACAACTATCTAG GGGTTGGTTGTGATGCAAAGGTTGCTCTTGAAATCCATAATCTAAGGGAGGAGAACCCGGACAAGTTCTATAACCAG TTTATGAATAAAGTTCTTTACGCAAGAGAAGGTGCCAAGACTATAATGGACAGGACATTTGAGGATTTTCCTTGGCAAATTAGAGTGGAGGTGGATGGAGTTGAGATAGAAGTCCCTGAG GATGCAGAAGGTGTTCTTGTTGCTAATATCGGAAGCTATATGGGTGGTGTAGACTTGTGGCACAATGAGGATGAAACGTATGATAATTTTGATCCGCAATCTATGCATGATAAGATACTAGAGGTTGTGAGCATATCAGGAACATGGCATCTCGGAAAGCTTCAG GTGGGGCTTTCTAGGGCTCGAAGACTTGCCCAAGGGCAGTTAATTAAGATTCATCTTTACGCTGCATTGCCTGTTCAAATAGATGGGGAGCCTTGGTTGCAGCAACCATGTACATTGGCCATCTCTCACCATGgccag GATCCCTCGTATTTTGGAGGCAAAATCTTAGGCTGTGTTTGTATCATCTATTAG
- the LOC131311935 gene encoding diacylglycerol kinase 1 isoform X1, whose translation MDEDRAPAFVFPSWIGQNQSEMAESRLFIISCFIAGLIGILTIAYTAFQWRRNINLSWMKAIARSKKNPKARNKVPVSPHTWVLESISRGKSLNCCVCLKSVSPSQALGPMVASDTFIYCCSICGAAAHLDCSPTAHKDCKCVSMVGYETMVHQWAVRWTEVTDQPDETSFCSYCEEPCSGSFLGGSPIWCCLWCQRLVHVDCHNSMSTETGDVCDLGPFRRLILSPLLVKELNHSSSGGFLSSITHGANEIASSMRATIRSQSKKHKQGNDTSADTSDGSAIGDPSTDSTAETPQKMNGSHRMDESINGNLNVGAADQHQDGDAVKKMDSQPSFKRSSSNQNDESHNSGLKQRYEIIDLAPDARPLLVFINKKSGAQRGDSLRQRLNMLLNPVQVFELSSAQGPETGLYLFRRVPHFRVLVCGGDGTVGWVLTAIDKQNFVSPPPVAILPAGTGNDLARVLSWGGGLGSVERQGGLCTVLRHIEHAAVTILDRWKIAILNQEGKQLQPPKFMNNYLGVGCDAKVALEIHNLREENPDKFYNQFMNKVLYAREGAKTIMDRTFEDFPWQIRVEVDGVEIEVPEDAEGVLVANIGSYMGGVDLWHNEDETYDNFDPQSMHDKILEVVSISGTWHLGKLQVGLSRARRLAQGQLIKIHLYAALPVQIDGEPWLQQPCTLAISHHGQAFMLKRAAEEPLGHAAAIITDVLENAETNHVINASQKRALLQEMALKLS comes from the exons ATGGATGAGGACCGAGCACCTGCTTTCGTGTTTCCAAGTTGGATCGGACAGAATCAATCTGAGATGGCGGAATCTCGTCTCTTCATCATTTCTTGCTTTATTGCTGGCCTAATCGGGATCCTGACTATAGCCTACACTGCCTTCCAATGGAGAAGAAACATAAACTTGAGTTGGATGAAAGCTATAGCTAGGTCAAAGAAAAACCCAAAGGCAAGGAATAAGGTTCCCGTTTCTCCTCATACATGGGTGTTGGAATCTATATCTCGAGGAAAAAGTTTGAACTGCTGTGTGTGCTTAAAATCAGTCTCTCCTTCTCAAGCTCTTGGTCCAATGGTGGCCTCTGATACTTTTATATACTGCTGTAGCATATGTGGTGCGGCTGCTCACTTAGACTGTTCCCCAACTGCTCACAAGGATTGCAAGTGTGTGTCTATGGTTGGATATGAAACTATGGTACACCAATGGGCAGTCCGGTGGACTGAGGTCACAGATCAACCAGATGAAACTTCCTTCTGTAGCTATTGTGAAGAACCATGCAGTGGGTCTTTCCTTGGGGGATCCCCTATTTGGTGTTGCTTGTGGTGTCAACGGCTGGTTCACGTTGACTGTCACAATAGCATGTCCACTGAAACGGGTGATGTTTGTGATTTGGGCCCGTTTAGAAGGCTGATTTTATCTCCCCTATTAGTTAAGGAGCTGAACCACTCTTCTTCGGGTGGATTTTTGAGTTCCATCACCCATGGAGCTAATGAGATTGCGTCTTCTATGCGTGCTACTATTAGGAGTCAAAGCAAGAAGCACAAGCAGGGAAATGACACCTCTGCAGACACCAGTGATGGCAGTGCTATTGGGGACCCATCCACAGATAGTACTGCTGAAACTCCTCAAAAAATGAACGGATCTCATAGGATGGATGAAAGTATTAATGGAAACCTGAATGTTGGTGCGGCAGATCAGCACCAAGATGGTGATGCcgttaaaaaaatggattctCAGCCTAGTTTTAAGAGAAGTTCATCAAATCAAAATGACGAGTCTCATAATTCAGGGTTGAAACAGAGATATGAGATAATTGATTTGGCGCCGGATGCAAGACCCTTGTTAGTTTTCATTAACAAGAAGAGTGGGGCTCAGCGAGGAGATTCACTCAGGCAGCGGTTGAACATGCTCTTGAATCCTGTTCAG GTTTTCGAGTTGAGTTCAGCACAAGGACCGGAGACGGGTCTCTACTTATTTAGGCGGGTGCCCCACTTCAGAGTTCTTGTATGTGGAGGAGATGGTACCGTTGGCTGGGTGTTGACTGCTATAGacaaacaaaattttgtttcaCCTCCCCCTGTTGCGATCCTTCCTGCAGGAACAGGGAATGACTTGGCCCGGGTTTTGTCTTGGGGAGGTGGTTTGGGTTCAGTGGAGAGACAAGGGGGCCTTTGCACTGTCTTGCGCCACATAGAACATGCTGCGGTAACCATCCTTGATCGATGGAAGATCGCAATTCTTAACCAGGAGGGAAAGCAACTTCAACCACCAAAATTTATGAACAACTATCTAG GGGTTGGTTGTGATGCAAAGGTTGCTCTTGAAATCCATAATCTAAGGGAGGAGAACCCGGACAAGTTCTATAACCAG TTTATGAATAAAGTTCTTTACGCAAGAGAAGGTGCCAAGACTATAATGGACAGGACATTTGAGGATTTTCCTTGGCAAATTAGAGTGGAGGTGGATGGAGTTGAGATAGAAGTCCCTGAG GATGCAGAAGGTGTTCTTGTTGCTAATATCGGAAGCTATATGGGTGGTGTAGACTTGTGGCACAATGAGGATGAAACGTATGATAATTTTGATCCGCAATCTATGCATGATAAGATACTAGAGGTTGTGAGCATATCAGGAACATGGCATCTCGGAAAGCTTCAG GTGGGGCTTTCTAGGGCTCGAAGACTTGCCCAAGGGCAGTTAATTAAGATTCATCTTTACGCTGCATTGCCTGTTCAAATAGATGGGGAGCCTTGGTTGCAGCAACCATGTACATTGGCCATCTCTCACCATGgccag GCCTTCATGTTGAAGAGAGCAGCCGAGGAACCTCTCGGTCATGCGGCAGCCATTATTACCGATGTGCTAGAGAATGCCGAAACAAATCATGTAATCAACGCTTCACAGAAACGAGCTCTTCTTCAAGAAATGGCTCTGAAGCTATCCTAG